In the genome of Zygosaccharomyces rouxii strain CBS732 chromosome G complete sequence, the window CTTTACGGCGTCTCGTCTTCATGACAAAATCTCGACTTAAACTGCCAATTGGCGATGGTTTTAGCTTTGATATGACTGCTTGTTCGTCCATTACATCACCTGGGACCTTTCGCCAGATCTTTTTACAGAAATGCATTTGGCACATACCGGCCCCCATCGTAGATAGTCTTAGATCTGTCTCAAACCCGACGGATTCAATTACTGGCAACTGCCCTCTAATTTCCATCAATGGCGACCCTGCTATGTTACTAGTCTTATAGATTCTTCCACCTCTTCGTTTCGCAAATAATTCTTCGATAATTGATAATAGTTTGAGATGCACTATGACGTCCACCTCGTAGATGGGTTCTAATAGTATTGGGGTAGCAGTTAATAGAGCAATGTAACATGCTCTACGTACCATAGGGATTAATTGACCACCTCCTGAGACTTTCTCTAAATTTTCGGCCGACAACAATTTGAAGTGAACACCATGAATTGGTTCGTTGGCCAATGGACCCTCTCTAATCACCCATTTAAAACCCTGGTTTAACTGTGGTCTGCAACGTaacaaaatttctttatcagTTTCATTAGGTAAAGTGTCATCGACAAAGACGTTTGCATCCTGGAAGGACCAAACGTTCCTGGCGGCTAAGGAATCCCAGCCGTATTCGGACCTTAGCATTTTAGATAACTTTCTGTTATTCGCAAACACATCCGAAGCAATCTTGTTTTGAGATAGATCGTCAACTAGTTTAGGAGTCAAAGGTTCCGCACCCACGCTTATGGATACAGTGCCATTGATTGAATTTACAGGAATGGCAGCAAAGGATTCACCTGCACAACTCTCTGCAAATACAGTTAATGGATCCgaaattttgatttccATCTTTGAGTAGTTATTTCTCAAGTCGTACAGCAAAGAATCCAAGTACAATTCACCACAACCCAATATTACATGCTCACCAGATTCCTCCACTTTGACCACAACACCGGGATAATATTTGCTAACTTTATTTAAACCGCTCAGCAGTTTGGGAAGTTCCTTTGGATGCAGAGGTTGTATGACAACTCTTGCCACTGGTTCATTGATGTaatcaattggtttaaaCAGCGGTAACTGGGTGTTGGGCCCCAAGTATAAAGTAGAAGATTTCGTAAATGCATCTGATAGGCCCTTGACTAGAACGAGCTGACCCACTGACGCTTGTACCACGGGGAAGATATACCTACCACCCATAAGAGCCAATTGTTCAATCTTACACTGttcatattcttcatcCTGGTCATTACCGCTAACTGTAAGGCTTGAATCTATGACATTCACTTGCATACCTCGTGTCAGTTGACCTCTGTAAATACGAACTAGCGCCCATTCGGAACCGCCATAATCCATAGTCTTGAGTGCATGTGCcaagaaaatttgatcatcttcaattggACTCTGTAAAGATTGAGATAGCTTAACAGATGTGGTTGCAATGGGATCGCAGTTATGAACTAATGCATGAATCAACCCAGTCTGTTTCCTGAAGACCAGTTCTAAAACATGCTTTAACAACGGCAGGGGATcatatttgaagaattctGAACGTAAATGAACTCCGAAATTCCGTCTCAAGATATTTTGTAACTCCTGTGtatcatttgaaagagtATGTGTGataattttgtaaattggCAGTAATATGAATTCCACGAATGTCGGATTTTTTGAGGGCCTTGGAGTAGAGCTAAATTTACCATCTGCGAAATAAATATCCCCCCACATACGTTCAATGAATCCTTGTAATTTCTCCGCCGGAAGCTTTGGACTATAGTAATATAGTATGAACTCTTGAATAGTGAATGAAAATCCCAATTTAGATGAGGCAAATATTACATTGCCTAGTTCTGGTGAAAACTTATCCACCGTAAAATGATTAATTTGGTCAACAATATGCATTAGcttcaaaaatgaatcTAGAGGTGGCAGTTTTAGCTCTAAGATCAATCTATCCAATTTATTCAAAACAAATACCATAGCCAATCCACTTCGTTGACAGTACTTGATCAAGTTCTCTACCACAGAAGTAACACCTTCTACAACATCTATGCAAATTAGTGCACAATCTACAGCTTGTAAACACACTGCTGTCTCATCCATAAAGTTCACATGTCCTGGAGCATCTAACAAATTTATGGGAAAAGATATAGTATCCAAATCAAAACCAAGGAATGTGATACCGttacttttcaaagataatCCACGCTCAATCTCTAATTTCGTATTATCCATATATCTCATCTGACTCCAGCCCAGTTGATTTCTACGACTCATATGCGGCAGATTTTGATGCGATTCCATTACCAATAAATCCACTAGACTAGTCTTACCAGAATGCAATGGGCCCACAACAGCTACATTTCTTATCCTTTCTGGAGCTTCTAACATACCCAACATGTAATCTCTATCGTATGCTGCTCTAGGAACAtgctttttcaaatgtgTGAATACTGAGTAGTCAGGACCTTTCTCATGTTCCCTCGCAACTTCTACAAGTGGTACGTCAGCATCTTGGTTGTCTTCGGTCTCCACTAACACTTCCACATCATCACCATATGCATCTTGCAACGGTACTAGCGCCTGTTCTTGGTTCCTGTTCacttcttgttcatcatcaccgtgatcatcaccttcattatCAACCGGCTCTTGTTCCACTAGAGGTTCAGTATCCTCTGGTTTCACCGCAAGAGATGTCTGTTCATTCTCTACCGGATTTCCAAACTCATCATACTCATCCATGACCACCAGAGAAGGACCCTATTAGCCGTTTATTCTTCTAATCCTTGTATTCGTTATGGCAAGGCACACTGAGAAATTTAAGGCGCGCCttataaaatttcatcaactcCATTACCTCAACCATAATAAAAGAAACGGAAGTCTTTTATTGACTGTTTACAGGACTAGGAGGTTCCTTTTAGAGGTCGAAGATTTGTTACCTGAACTTACTTCATCACATTTCCTTAGACTTGAGTTAGATTGATGACACCTTTGCTGTAGTGGGCTTTGTAAGATTAACCGACCGTCCATTGAATCAGCTCAGTAATGCCAGAGTACAGTCTATTACCGGATGGCTTTCGAGTCAGTATTCCTAATTTCAGACCGAGTGATCTCTTTGATAACTTGCATACAATTATTCATGAAGAAGCCGATAATGAGCCAGAAATTGCGGAACATTTTGAATACGAACAAGAGCTGGATAAGTCGTTACTATCTAGGACCTCTGTAATTGGTCTTGGATTTGGGTTGATGAGTCCCGTTCTGGGGATGTGTACTAGTATGGGGATTGGTCTTTTGAATGGTGGCCCTTTCACCATTATGTTTGGCTTCCAGGTATGCGGGGTGTTTTCATTTCTGTGTGCTTGTTCCCTTGGTGAAGtggtttccaaatttccGATGGAGTTGCATGGTGCTAGTGCAATATTAGCCCCAGATTatatcaagagaattagTTCTTGGCTTACCGGATGGTTTTTATTGTTAGGTAATTGGTTTATGAGTATTGGCGTTACTTTCGCCGGCGCTCAGTTAATCATTTCTTTAATTGCCATGGctaattttgatttaatcTCAGAGAAATATTTGGTTTTATACACCGTTCTCATATACTATGCGGTAGTTACCATTGTTGGTGTGGTTAATTTGAAGTATGCGAAATATGTGGAAACGATCAACAAGGTTTGTATTTATTGGATCATTTATGCGGTGCTTTTCATCGAtgtattattactattgttcCACAGAAACAAATTTCGTTCTCTACCCTATGCCTTATTCCATTTTGATAACGAACTTTCAGGATATAGAAGTGTAATCATTTCATTTATCATCGGATTTCAACAATCTAATTTCACTCTTCAAGGGTTCAGTATGTTACCAGCATTAGCGGATGAAGTCAAAGTTCCTGAAAAGGATATTCCTCGTGGTATGTCGAGTGCAGTATTGATCTCTACAGTTATTGGAattatctttcttttccccATAATGGTGATTCTACCGGATTCTCGTGATTTGTTCAGTAATCAAAAAGTTTTACCAATCGttaacattttcaaaaaatcaacagATTCACAATTTGTTTCTATTTTCCTAGTGCTTTTGATCCTAGGTAACCTGTTCTTTAGTGGTATCGGTTCTATCACCACTTCTTCGCGTGCAGTTTACAGTTTTAGCCGTGACCATGCTATTCCATATTATCGACTATGGACTTATGTGGATCCTCAATCTGAATCTCGTGTACCCAAATATTCCATTCTTTTGAGTATGTCCATTTCGTACATCCTAGGGTTGTTACCACTTTTTTCTAATGCCGCATTCAATGCCTTTATCGGCTGCGCTGTTCTATGTCTATGTTCAGCAACGTTGATACCTTTACTGTTGGTGCTAGTGACTAGAAGAAGAGTCCTTAAAAATGCACCTGTTAAGatcaaatacaaattaGGTTGGATTGCAAACATTGGTTCTGTATGTTGGCTACTCTTGTCAATGTTCTCCGTGTGTTTGCCGCCTCAAATTCCAGTAACCGCGAAGACTATGAATTATGCGCTCTTAGTGTTTTTATTCtgtttcttcattatctgCATTCTTTATTATAAATGGGGTCGTAAACACTTCCAGCTACCGCAAGTCGATAAGGCCTCTATTGCCGAAGAGATGAGCACATTAGACGTTATAAATGTGGATCAGAATTCCACCCCATTGATGGGAAGTGATGCTACTCAACAGAAAGATACAGTATCAGATCACGAAAACTCTACCGCCGGTTCGAGAACCGCCGACACATCTGTGCTTAACGATCCCACGAAGAAAGATGACGACTAATGAAGAGAATACAAAAATGTAGATACTACGGTATTTGCCTATGGTTCCATGAACgtttttttatttaattttattttggtACATCGAAGTTGTACAATGGCTTCCTGGCGGGAATCCGGGGAGTAATAAGCACAGAATTTGCATCATTACagaaaattttgtaaatgtGCGTAtgtaaaaagaaatgcaTAATATTTGTAAATTCCTTGGATATCATTCAATCGACTATTATATTATATGAAAAACCTATGAGAAGGCGGCAAAGATAAAGATAAAAATAACGAAAAAGCAAGGGTGATGGAGAAGGTCTAATCATTTGAATAACCCACTCGCTAATACCAAGAGAACACCTGCACCAGACCATTTTAAGCAGGTTGTACCGACACTATGGTTTTCTCTAagttccttttcagcttcaccttgatgatgatgatgaccTTGACTGAAACCAACACCGGTTTGAAACATCTGTAATCCGATAATTAGAAGAAATCCTGCCGTGATGCTCAAATATAGATCCATGTGAGGATGGTAGCTAGGATCgatatttttattcttgaAAACCAAGTAACCAATGAGAGCTCCCAACGGTTGTGAACATCCACCTAAGATAGTAGTCACTAGGAGGGCGACTGCTTTTGATTCGAAAGCAGCATAAAATGGTAACGTCATGGAAAAACCTTCCACGAAATTATGTAATGCCAAACTgagaaaaatggaaaaCCCAAAATCTTTAGAGACCTGGGATGATCTATTGGTATAATAGAGAATGAAACCTTCTGGAAATTTATGCAATGTAATCACCACGCATGTTTGCATACCAATAGACAATAGTTTAGAGAAGGGCGTTTCtaaatgatgatggtgatgaactGATTCTTCATGTACTAATGAACCATACCCAGTAGGTGCAGTAGAGTGATCATGACCTTGATGGTGTCTTTGTGAGTGAAATTTTCGACGGTAAGTCggtaaattttctaaatcgTATCCCACATGGTTTTCCAAACATGCCAAACCTTGAGCTTCTAAATAACTCTGTTGTTCCTCATCTGTTCTAGGTGTTCTCAGAGATGCTGGTAAACAGGGAAAagcttcttcatctaagACGGGAACACATGAGTCCAAATTGGAACAACGACCCATGGAACCATTATCTACTGTGGATAATAAATCTATCAAAGAAGGTTTAGAGCGTAACGCTTGTCCATTTGACCCTATCGTTCCAGTTCCAGCTCCAGCTCCTTGTCCTTGCGCTTGCCCCTGCTGTTTTTGATGATTCAAAGGTgtaaattcatcaccatgATGTGAATGAGAAGTTCCCTCACTACTATCAATACTACCAGCGTCATGAGCACAGTGAACCATTGATTCGCTCGCAAAAGCATGGACTAAACTGTTTAGGCCTAAGGAAGTAACCATACCTATTAGCATCCCCAAAAAAACTGTCGCAGACTCcgtatcttcatcactatcCCTAGGAAGCATCTTGTAAAGCGCGGTAGTAATCATAGAGCCCGATGAGAGTGACAACCCATAAttaaccaattttgaaCTTGTTTGGCTCCTTGTATTGAATAAGCACGATATTAAAGGGACACACAGACCACCGCCCACACAGAGAAGCGAAGATATAAGTGTATACAATAACCATCGCGGTATGAGGGAATCCGTCACTATATGAGTTTCTGTAGGAAATGACATTATCTAGGCTCTAGCAGCTGCTGCAGAAGACAGTTTATACCGAAGCCTACAATACAGGAATACGTCAAAGTCTTCAACAGGACCCATATGATTGTTAGATCATAGCAGGTTTTCGGACTTACTTTATCCTACTTTTGATACCTTTTTCAATGGCATAGGACACAAGGTCTTGTCACCAGCAAGGTTATTGTCACGCTGTACGTAAGAAGGAATGTATGCATCATGAGAGGCATTGATCACTCTTGGAACTTGTGCAGTTCTTGAGGTATCCAAGAATGTACTGTAACCGTACAATCAGCTACTAACCTGTGCGGTTATCTTCTGCCTTTATATGTTACTTAGCGCTAGTGAATTTTTACTGTAGTTGTAACAACCGAGTCATGTGAAAAGCACGTGATTGAGATTGCTTGAAATGAGCTACGTATGAACTTCTCATAGGctctttcttcctcttctttctcaattATAAGACCTCCAATGTAAACCGCCTATTTATCTGCTCTTTCACGCTATACGTTTTCTATTCAAAGTGATTTACGTCTGCTATCGGACTTTTTATGCcgaaaaagaaagatcgTCGAGATTTGACACTTCTAGGTCATCGCACAACTCAAACGATCACGCAAATAGAATCCCCCCGTTAGCAGTAATGATCACTCCTGTAAGGCACTGGAATCATAGGTTCCCGGGTTTATCCACCTGTGCAATCAGAGGCGCCATCAACTGATGGCATTTGTTTGGCATTTCTTGTAGAAAACTTACAATTCCACACGGCCAT includes:
- the SNU114 gene encoding U5 snRNP GTPase SNU114 (similar to uniprot|P36048 Saccharomyces cerevisiae YKL173W SNU114 involved in splicing U5 snRNP-specific protein related to EF-2); translated protein: MDEYDEFGNPVENEQTSLAVKPEDTEPLVEQEPVDNEGDDHGDDEQEVNRNQEQALVPLQDAYGDDVEVLVETEDNQDADVPLVEVAREHEKGPDYSVFTHLKKHVPRAAYDRDYMLGMLEAPERIRNVAVVGPLHSGKTSLVDLLVMESHQNLPHMSRRNQLGWSQMRYMDNTKLEIERGLSLKSNGITFLGFDLDTISFPINLLDAPGHVNFMDETAVCLQAVDCALICIDVVEGVTSVVENLIKYCQRSGLAMVFVLNKLDRLILELKLPPLDSFLKLMHIVDQINHFTVDKFSPELGNVIFASSKLGFSFTIQEFILYYYSPKLPAEKLQGFIERMWGDIYFADGKFSSTPRPSKNPTFVEFILLPIYKIITHTLSNDTQELQNILRRNFGVHLRSEFFKYDPLPLLKHVLELVFRKQTGLIHALVHNCDPIATTSVKLSQSLQSPIEDDQIFLAHALKTMDYGGSEWALVRIYRGQLTRGMQVNVIDSSLTVSGNDQDEEYEQCKIEQLALMGGRYIFPVVQASVGQLVLVKGLSDAFTKSSTLYLGPNTQLPLFKPIDYINEPVARVVIQPLHPKELPKLLSGLNKVSKYYPGVVVKVEESGEHVILGCGELYLDSLLYDLRNNYSKMEIKISDPLTVFAESCAGESFAAIPVNSINGTVSISVGAEPLTPKLVDDLSQNKIASDVFANNRKLSKMLRSEYGWDSLAARNVWSFQDANVFVDDTLPNETDKEILLRCRPQLNQGFKWVIREGPLANEPIHGVHFKLLSAENLEKVSGGGQLIPMVRRACYIALLTATPILLEPIYEVDVIVHLKLLSIIEELFAKRRGGRIYKTSNIAGSPLMEIRGQLPVIESVGFETDLRLSTMGAGMCQMHFCKKIWRKVPGDVMDEQAVISKLKPSPIGSLSRDFVMKTRRRKGISNSGFMSNDGPSLAKYIEPELYTRLKENGLV
- the TPO5 gene encoding Tpo5p (similar to uniprot|P36029 Saccharomyces cerevisiae YKL174C TPO5 Protein involved in excretion of putrescine and spermidine putative polyamine transporter in the Golgi or post-Golgi vesicles), yielding MPEYSLLPDGFRVSIPNFRPSDLFDNLHTIIHEEADNEPEIAEHFEYEQELDKSLLSRTSVIGLGFGLMSPVLGMCTSMGIGLLNGGPFTIMFGFQVCGVFSFLCACSLGEVVSKFPMELHGASAILAPDYIKRISSWLTGWFLLLGNWFMSIGVTFAGAQLIISLIAMANFDLISEKYLVLYTVLIYYAVVTIVGVVNLKYAKYVETINKVCIYWIIYAVLFIDVLLLLFHRNKFRSLPYALFHFDNELSGYRSVIISFIIGFQQSNFTLQGFSMLPALADEVKVPEKDIPRGMSSAVLISTVIGIIFLFPIMVILPDSRDLFSNQKVLPIVNIFKKSTDSQFVSIFLVLLILGNLFFSGIGSITTSSRAVYSFSRDHAIPYYRLWTYVDPQSESRVPKYSILLSMSISYILGLLPLFSNAAFNAFIGCAVLCLCSATLIPLLLVLVTRRRVLKNAPVKIKYKLGWIANIGSVCWLLLSMFSVCLPPQIPVTAKTMNYALLVFLFCFFIICILYYKWGRKHFQLPQVDKASIAEEMSTLDVINVDQNSTPLMGSDATQQKDTVSDHENSTAGSRTADTSVLNDPTKKDDD
- the ZRT3 gene encoding Zn(2+) transporter ZRT3 (similar to uniprot|P34240 Saccharomyces cerevisiae YKL175W ZRT3 Vacuolar membrane zinc transporter transports zinc from storage in the vacuole to the cytoplasm when needed transcription is induced under conditions of zinc deficiency), which gives rise to MSFPTETHIVTDSLIPRWLLYTLISSLLCVGGGLCVPLISCLFNTRSQTSSKLVNYGLSLSSGSMITTALYKMLPRDSDEDTESATVFLGMLIGMVTSLGLNSLVHAFASESMVHCAHDAGSIDSSEGTSHSHHGDEFTPLNHQKQQGQAQGQGAGAGTGTIGSNGQALRSKPSLIDLLSTVDNGSMGRCSNLDSCVPVLDEEAFPCLPASLRTPRTDEEQQSYLEAQGLACLENHVGYDLENLPTYRRKFHSQRHHQGHDHSTAPTGYGSLVHEESVHHHHHLETPFSKLLSIGMQTCVVITLHKFPEGFILYYTNRSSQVSKDFGFSIFLSLALHNFVEGFSMTLPFYAAFESKAVALLVTTILGGCSQPLGALIGYLVFKNKNIDPSYHPHMDLYLSITAGFLLIIGLQMFQTGVGFSQGHHHHQGEAEKELRENHSVGTTCLKWSGAGVLLVLASGLFK